From Pan troglodytes isolate AG18354 chromosome 11, NHGRI_mPanTro3-v2.0_pri, whole genome shotgun sequence, the proteins below share one genomic window:
- the LOC744748 gene encoding interferon alpha-17 — translation MALSFSLLMPVLVLSYKSICSLGCDLPQTHSLGNRRALILLAQMGRISPFSCLKDRHDFGFPQEEFDGNQFQKAQAISVLHEMIQQTFNLFSTEDSSAAWEQSLLEKFCIELFQQLNDLEACVIQEVGVEETPLMNEDSILAVRKYFQRITLYLTEKKYSPCAWEVVRAEIMRSFSFSTNLKKGLRRKD, via the coding sequence ATGGCCCTGTCCTTTTCTTTGCTGATGCCTGTGCTGGTGCTCAGCTACAAATCCATCTGTTCTCTaggctgtgatctgcctcagaCCCACAGCCTGGGTAATAGGAGGGCCTTGATACTCCTGGCACAAATGGGAAGaatctctcctttctcctgcctgaagGACAGACATGATTTCGGATTCCCCCAGGAGGAGTTTGATGGCAACCAGTTCCAGAAGGCTCAAGCCATCTCTGTCCTCCATGAGATGATCCAGCAGACCTTCAATCTCTTCAGCACAGAGGACTCATCTGCTGCTTGGGAACAGAGCCTCCTAGAAAAATTCTGCATTGAACTTTTCCAGCAACTGAATGACTTGGAAGCCTGTGTGATACAGGAGGTTGGGGTGGAAGAGACTCCCCTGATGAATGAGGACTCTATCCTGGCTGtgaggaaatactttcaaagaatCACTCTTTATCTAACAGAGAAGAAATACAGcccttgtgcctgggaggttgtCAGAGCAGAAATCATGAGATCCTTCTCTTTTTCAACAAACTTGAAAAAGGGATTAAGGAGGAAGGATTGA